One Pantoea trifolii DNA segment encodes these proteins:
- the nagC gene encoding DNA-binding transcriptional regulator NagC, with protein sequence MTTGGQSQIGNVDLVKQLNSAAVYRLIDQQGPISRIQIAEHSQLAPASVTKITRQLIERGLIKEVEQQASTGGRRAISIITETRHFHTIGVRLGRNDATLTLFDLSGKSLAQEDYPLPERTQETLENALLNAISAFMAAHQRKIHELIAISVILPGLVDPINGIIRYMPHIAVSHWPLVSSLKKRFNVTSFVGHDIRSLALAEHYFGASRDCADSILVRLHRGTGAGIIANGHIFLGSNGNVGEIGHIQVDPLGERCHCGNFGCLETIAANGAIENRVRHLLNQGYPSSLTLNDCLMPQICRAANHGDALACEVIEYVGRYLGKAIAIAINLFNPQKVVLAGEITEADKVLFPAIEGCINTQTLPAFRKNLPVVRSELDHRSAIGAFALAKRAMLNGILLQHLLEE encoded by the coding sequence ATGACCACTGGCGGCCAGTCTCAAATAGGAAATGTTGATCTTGTTAAACAACTTAATAGTGCAGCCGTCTATCGGCTAATCGATCAACAGGGGCCGATTTCGCGCATTCAGATTGCCGAACACAGTCAGCTTGCGCCCGCCAGTGTCACCAAAATTACCCGTCAGCTCATCGAGCGCGGCCTCATCAAAGAGGTGGAACAACAAGCTTCCACCGGGGGGCGTCGCGCCATCTCCATCATTACTGAAACCCGGCATTTTCATACTATCGGCGTGCGCTTAGGGCGTAATGACGCCACGCTGACGCTGTTTGATCTGAGTGGGAAATCGCTGGCGCAGGAAGATTATCCGCTGCCGGAGCGCACCCAGGAAACGCTGGAGAATGCGCTGCTCAATGCCATCAGCGCCTTTATGGCGGCGCATCAGCGGAAGATTCATGAGCTGATTGCCATCTCAGTGATTCTGCCAGGTTTGGTCGATCCCATTAACGGCATCATTCGCTATATGCCGCACATCGCGGTAAGTCACTGGCCGCTGGTTTCCAGCCTGAAAAAACGCTTTAACGTCACCAGCTTTGTGGGCCATGACATTCGCAGCCTGGCGCTGGCCGAGCACTACTTCGGTGCAAGTCGCGATTGCGCAGACTCCATTCTGGTGCGTTTGCATCGCGGAACCGGTGCCGGAATCATCGCCAACGGCCATATTTTCCTCGGCAGTAACGGTAACGTCGGCGAGATTGGCCATATTCAGGTTGATCCATTGGGTGAACGTTGCCACTGCGGCAACTTTGGCTGCCTGGAAACCATTGCAGCGAACGGTGCGATTGAAAACCGCGTGCGCCACCTGTTGAACCAAGGCTATCCCAGTTCATTAACCTTGAATGACTGTCTGATGCCGCAGATTTGCCGCGCCGCTAACCACGGCGACGCGCTGGCGTGTGAAGTGATTGAATATGTCGGCCGCTATTTAGGAAAGGCGATTGCTATCGCCATCAACTTGTTCAATCCACAAAAAGTGGTGTTGGCCGGTGAAATCACCGAGGCCGATAAAGTGCTGTTTCCTGCCATTGAAGGATGTATCAATACGCAGACGCTGCCTGCCTTCCGTAAAAACTTGCCGGTGGTGCGATCCGAGCTCGATCATCGCTCAGCGATTGGCGCCTTTGCGCTGGCAAAACGCGCTATGCTGAATGGCATTTTGCTGCAACATCTGCTGGAAGAGTAA
- the glnS gene encoding glutamine--tRNA ligase, with protein sequence MSEAEARPTNFIRQIIDEDLASGKHNSVHTRFPPEPNGYLHIGHAKSICLNFGIAQDYQGQCNLRFDDTNPVKEDLEFVESIKRDVQWLGFEWSGNIRYSSDYFDQLFNYAVELINKGLAYVDELSADEIREYRGSLTAPGKNSPYRDRSVEENLALFQKMRDGGFEEGKACLRAKIDMASSFIVMRDPVLYRIKFADHHQTGSKWCIYPMYDFTHCISDAIEGITHSLCTLEFQDNRRLYDWVLDNITIPVHPRQYEFSRLNLEYAVMSKRKLTQLVSEKVVEGWDDPRMLTVSGLRRRGYSAASIREFCRRIGVTKQDNIVEMASLESCIRDDLNENAPRAMAVMDPLKVVIENLPAGHEEIISMPNHPNKPEMGTREVPFSREVWIDRADFREEANKQYKRLVLGKEVRLRNAYVIRAERVAKDDEGNITCIYCTCDVDTLSKDPADGRKVKGVIHWVSAIHALPAEFRLYDRLFSVPNPGAAEDFLTTINPNSLEIKQGFVEPGLRAADPMAPYQFEREGYFCADSVYSQPSKLVFNRTVGLRDTWAKIGD encoded by the coding sequence ATGAGTGAGGCTGAAGCCCGCCCAACGAACTTTATTCGTCAGATCATCGACGAAGATTTGGCGAGCGGTAAGCACAACAGTGTGCATACCCGTTTCCCGCCTGAGCCCAATGGTTATCTGCATATTGGCCATGCGAAATCTATCTGCCTGAACTTTGGTATCGCGCAAGACTACCAAGGTCAGTGCAATCTGCGTTTCGACGACACTAACCCAGTAAAAGAAGATCTGGAGTTTGTTGAATCCATTAAGCGTGATGTGCAATGGCTGGGCTTTGAGTGGAGCGGCAACATTCGTTACTCCTCAGACTACTTCGACCAACTGTTCAACTATGCGGTTGAGCTGATCAACAAAGGCCTGGCCTATGTTGATGAACTGTCAGCAGATGAGATCCGTGAATATCGCGGTTCCCTGACGGCACCGGGCAAAAACAGTCCGTATCGCGATCGCAGCGTGGAAGAGAACCTAGCGCTGTTCCAGAAGATGCGCGATGGCGGTTTCGAAGAGGGAAAAGCCTGTCTGCGTGCCAAAATCGACATGGCGTCCAGTTTCATCGTGATGCGTGATCCAGTGCTGTATCGCATTAAGTTTGCCGATCACCATCAGACTGGCAGCAAGTGGTGCATCTATCCGATGTACGACTTCACCCATTGCATTTCGGATGCGATTGAAGGCATTACGCACTCACTCTGTACGCTGGAGTTCCAGGACAACCGTCGTCTGTACGATTGGGTGCTGGATAACATCACCATTCCGGTTCATCCACGGCAGTACGAATTTTCACGCCTGAATCTGGAATACGCGGTGATGTCGAAGCGTAAACTGACTCAGCTGGTGAGCGAGAAGGTTGTCGAAGGCTGGGACGATCCGCGCATGCTGACCGTATCTGGTCTGCGTCGTCGTGGTTACAGCGCCGCTTCCATCCGTGAATTCTGCCGCCGTATTGGTGTGACCAAACAGGACAATATCGTGGAGATGGCTTCACTGGAATCGTGCATTCGTGACGATCTTAATGAAAACGCACCGCGTGCGATGGCCGTAATGGATCCGCTTAAAGTGGTGATCGAGAACCTGCCTGCCGGTCACGAAGAGATCATCAGCATGCCGAATCATCCGAATAAACCGGAGATGGGCACGCGTGAAGTGCCATTCAGTCGTGAAGTGTGGATCGATCGCGCGGATTTCCGTGAAGAAGCCAACAAGCAGTACAAACGTCTGGTACTGGGCAAAGAAGTGCGTCTGCGTAATGCATACGTGATCCGTGCCGAGCGAGTAGCGAAGGATGATGAGGGCAATATCACTTGCATCTATTGTACCTGCGACGTTGATACGCTGAGCAAAGATCCGGCCGATGGCCGCAAAGTGAAAGGCGTTATCCATTGGGTTTCTGCGATTCACGCGCTGCCAGCGGAATTCCGCCTGTACGATCGTCTTTTCAGTGTGCCAAATCCGGGCGCGGCGGAGGATTTCCTCACCACCATCAACCCGAACTCACTGGAAATCAAACAGGGCTTCGTGGAGCCAGGTTTGCGTGCAGCCGATCCAATGGCGCCGTACCAGTTTGAACGTGAAGGCTATTTCTGTGCGGATAGCGTCTATTCACAGCCATCCAAACTGGTGTTTAACCGCACCGTTGGTTTACGTGATACCTGGGCAAAAATCGGCGATTAA
- the nagA gene encoding N-acetylglucosamine-6-phosphate deacetylase, which produces MYALVNGRIFTGHEILDNHAVVIADGLIERVCPRDALDAAIAQQDVAGAFIAPGFIDLQLNGCGGVQFNDDINALSVETLEIMQRANEKSGCTSYLPTLITSTDALMKRAVETMRAYLEKHQNQAIGLHLEGPWLNKAKKGTHNPELIRLPDAELVDFLCANADVITKVTLAPENAGSEVIRKLRNAGIIVSAGHSNATYEEAKIGFSAGVSFATHLYNAMPTFAGREPGLIGALFDSPDVYCGIIADGLHVHYANVRNAKRIKGDKLVLVTDATAPAGASIDQFIFAGKTIYYRDGLCVDENGTLSGSALTMIEAVQNSVEHCGIALDEALRMATLYPAQAMGVEKQLGTVEAGKVANLTVFTRDYQITKTFVNGDNVLSE; this is translated from the coding sequence ATGTACGCATTAGTGAACGGCCGGATTTTTACCGGCCATGAAATTCTGGACAATCATGCGGTTGTGATTGCGGATGGCCTGATTGAGCGCGTGTGTCCGCGTGATGCCCTGGACGCGGCAATTGCACAGCAGGATGTGGCTGGTGCGTTTATCGCTCCTGGTTTTATTGATTTGCAGCTCAACGGCTGCGGTGGCGTGCAGTTCAACGATGACATCAATGCACTGAGCGTTGAAACGCTGGAGATCATGCAGCGCGCCAACGAGAAGTCAGGCTGCACCAGCTATCTGCCGACGCTGATTACCAGCACCGATGCGCTGATGAAACGCGCCGTCGAAACCATGCGCGCCTATCTGGAAAAGCATCAGAATCAGGCCATCGGCCTCCATCTGGAAGGTCCGTGGCTGAATAAAGCCAAGAAAGGCACGCATAATCCTGAACTGATTCGTTTGCCGGATGCCGAGCTGGTAGATTTCCTGTGCGCCAATGCCGATGTCATTACTAAAGTCACGCTGGCACCTGAAAATGCAGGCAGCGAAGTGATTCGTAAGCTGCGCAATGCCGGCATCATTGTTTCAGCCGGTCACTCCAACGCAACTTATGAAGAAGCAAAAATTGGCTTCAGCGCGGGCGTCAGTTTTGCCACGCATCTTTATAATGCTATGCCAACCTTTGCCGGACGTGAGCCAGGTCTGATCGGTGCGCTGTTTGATTCGCCTGATGTATACTGCGGCATCATTGCGGATGGTTTACATGTCCATTACGCTAATGTGCGCAATGCAAAACGCATTAAAGGCGACAAACTGGTGTTAGTGACGGATGCCACAGCACCGGCGGGCGCGTCGATTGATCAATTCATTTTTGCAGGCAAAACAATATACTATCGCGATGGCCTGTGCGTTGACGAGAACGGTACGCTCAGCGGTTCTGCTTTGACCATGATTGAAGCGGTGCAGAACAGCGTTGAACATTGCGGTATCGCTCTTGATGAAGCGCTGCGTATGGCGACGCTTTATCCGGCGCAGGCGATGGGTGTGGAGAAGCAGTTAGGCACGGTCGAAGCAGGAAAAGTCGCCAACCTGACTGTCTTTACCCGCGATTATCAAATCACTAAGACGTTCGTCAACGGAGACAACGTCCTCAGCGAGTAA
- the nagE gene encoding N-acetylglucosamine-specific PTS transporter subunit IIBC has protein sequence MSVLGYLQKVGRALMVPVATLPAAAILMGVGYWIDPDSWGAGNALAALLIKSGSAIIDNMSVLFAIGVAYGMSKDKDGAAALTGFVGFLVVTTLCSPAAVAMIQKIPVEQVPAAFGKINNQFVGILVGILSAEVYNRFSHVELPKALSFFSGRRLVPILVSFLMIVVAFVLMYIWPIIFGGLVSFGEHIQKMGSIGAGVYAFFNRLLIPVGLHHALNSVFWFDVAGINDIPKFLGGAQSIAEGTGIPGITGRYQAGFFPIMMFGLPGAALAIYHCARPENRAKVGGIMLAAAFAAFFTGITEPLEFSFMFVAPVLYVIHAALTGLSVFIAASMQWIAGFGFSAGLVDMVLSTRNPLAVHWWMLIPQGLVFFVIYYAVFRFTIQKFNLMTPGRELSAGDETDGYDVNVDNSGNGESQTESLARRYIAAVGGSENLTHIDACITRLRLNVKDSAQVNEGVAKRLGASGVIRLNKQSVQVIVGTQAESIAMAMKTVLSKGPVAASAAASTAAPAAAVKSQAVLNREKPVIATLLAPVTGDIVALENVPDEAFASKAVGDGLAIKPTGKTVVAPTAGTVVKIFNTNHAFCLEAENGVEIVVHMGLDTVALEGKGFTRLVEEGTTVTAGQPILEMDLDFLNANARSMISPVVVSNSDDFAGLNLLATGSVVAGQTPLYEVKG, from the coding sequence GTGAGTGTATTAGGATATCTGCAAAAGGTCGGCCGCGCGCTTATGGTGCCGGTAGCGACTCTGCCGGCAGCGGCAATCTTGATGGGTGTTGGATATTGGATCGATCCAGATAGCTGGGGCGCAGGTAATGCGCTGGCGGCACTGCTGATCAAATCCGGTTCGGCGATCATCGACAACATGTCCGTGCTGTTTGCCATTGGTGTGGCATACGGTATGTCAAAAGATAAAGATGGTGCAGCAGCGTTAACCGGCTTCGTCGGCTTCCTGGTGGTGACCACACTCTGTTCACCGGCTGCGGTAGCGATGATTCAGAAAATACCGGTGGAGCAAGTGCCTGCCGCCTTCGGTAAAATCAATAACCAGTTTGTTGGTATCCTGGTGGGTATTCTCTCTGCTGAGGTTTATAACCGCTTCAGCCATGTTGAGCTGCCAAAAGCGCTGTCATTCTTCAGCGGCCGCCGTCTGGTGCCGATCCTTGTCTCCTTCCTGATGATCGTCGTCGCCTTCGTACTGATGTACATCTGGCCGATCATTTTCGGTGGACTGGTAAGCTTTGGTGAGCACATCCAAAAAATGGGTTCAATCGGTGCGGGCGTCTATGCCTTCTTTAACCGTCTGCTGATTCCTGTTGGCCTGCATCACGCACTGAACTCGGTATTCTGGTTCGACGTTGCTGGCATTAACGATATTCCTAAATTCCTCGGCGGCGCGCAGTCTATCGCTGAAGGTACCGGTATCCCAGGCATCACCGGTCGTTATCAGGCGGGCTTCTTCCCAATCATGATGTTCGGTCTCCCAGGTGCAGCGCTGGCAATTTACCACTGCGCACGCCCAGAAAACCGCGCCAAAGTCGGCGGTATCATGCTGGCGGCGGCTTTTGCAGCCTTCTTTACCGGTATCACCGAACCGCTGGAATTCTCCTTCATGTTCGTGGCGCCGGTGCTGTATGTGATTCACGCGGCACTGACAGGTCTTTCTGTGTTCATCGCCGCGAGCATGCAGTGGATTGCCGGTTTCGGCTTCAGTGCGGGTCTGGTGGATATGGTGCTGTCAACGCGTAACCCGCTGGCGGTGCACTGGTGGATGCTGATCCCACAAGGTTTGGTGTTCTTCGTTATCTACTACGCGGTGTTCCGCTTCACCATCCAGAAATTCAACCTGATGACGCCGGGCCGCGAACTCTCTGCGGGCGATGAAACTGATGGTTATGACGTCAATGTCGATAACAGCGGCAACGGTGAAAGCCAAACTGAATCGCTGGCACGTCGTTACATTGCGGCGGTGGGTGGCTCAGAAAACCTGACCCACATCGATGCCTGTATCACTCGTCTGCGTTTGAACGTTAAAGATTCTGCGCAGGTTAATGAAGGTGTGGCTAAGCGTCTCGGTGCTTCCGGTGTGATTCGTCTGAACAAACAAAGCGTGCAGGTCATCGTCGGTACTCAGGCGGAAAGCATTGCGATGGCAATGAAAACTGTCCTGAGCAAAGGTCCGGTTGCGGCATCTGCTGCCGCGTCAACGGCTGCGCCTGCTGCGGCTGTGAAATCACAGGCGGTGCTTAACCGCGAAAAACCTGTGATTGCTACGCTGCTGGCACCAGTAACCGGTGACATTGTTGCGCTGGAAAATGTGCCTGACGAAGCGTTCGCCAGTAAGGCAGTCGGCGATGGTCTGGCGATCAAACCAACCGGTAAAACTGTGGTTGCGCCAACCGCCGGAACCGTAGTGAAAATCTTCAATACTAACCATGCGTTCTGCCTCGAAGCGGAAAACGGTGTCGAGATCGTCGTGCACATGGGGCTGGATACGGTGGCACTGGAAGGTAAAGGCTTCACGCGTCTGGTTGAAGAGGGCACAACGGTCACTGCAGGTCAGCCAATCCTGGAAATGGATTTAGACTTCCTCAATGCCAACGCCCGCTCGATGATCAGTCCGGTTGTGGTTAGCAACAGCGATGATTTCGCTGGTCTTAATTTACTGGCAACCGGTTCAGTGGTTGCAGGCCAAACCCCGCTTTACGAGGTTAAAGGCTAA
- the fur gene encoding ferric iron uptake transcriptional regulator, giving the protein MTDNNSALKKAGLKVTLPRLKILEVLQGPGPESHHVSAEDLYKRLIDMGEEIGLATVYRVLNQFDDAGIVTRHNFEGGKSVFELTQQHHHDHLICLDCGKVIEFSDESIETRQREIATRHGIKLSNHSLYLYGHCALGDCREDDTLHDK; this is encoded by the coding sequence ATGACTGACAACAACTCCGCATTGAAGAAGGCTGGCCTGAAAGTCACGCTACCCAGACTGAAAATTCTGGAAGTGCTTCAGGGACCCGGCCCCGAGTCCCATCACGTCAGTGCGGAAGATTTGTATAAGCGCCTGATCGATATGGGCGAAGAGATTGGTCTGGCAACGGTTTATCGCGTTCTTAACCAGTTTGACGACGCGGGCATCGTAACCCGTCATAACTTTGAAGGCGGTAAGTCTGTCTTCGAACTGACTCAGCAACATCATCACGATCATTTGATCTGCCTGGATTGTGGCAAAGTTATCGAATTCAGCGATGAATCAATCGAAACGCGTCAGCGTGAAATTGCTACTCGCCACGGCATCAAGCTTAGCAACCACAGCCTGTACCTGTATGGTCACTGTGCTCTGGGAGACTGCCGCGAAGACGATACGCTCCACGATAAGTAA
- the nagB gene encoding glucosamine-6-phosphate deaminase, with product MRLIPLATPTQVGKWAARHIVNRINAFKPSAERPFVLGLPTGGTPLEAYKHLIDMHKAGQVSFEHVVTFNMDEYVGLSKEHPESYHSFMYRNFFDHVDIQPKNINLLNGNAEDIDAECRQYEEKIRAYGKINLFMGGVGNDGHIAFNEPASSLSSRTRIKTLTHDTRIANSRFFNGDVDQVPKYALTVGVGTLLDAEEVMILVTGHLKAQALQAAVEGNVNHMWTISCLQLHAKSVVVCDEPATMELKVKTVKYFREMEAENMKGV from the coding sequence ATGAGACTGATCCCGTTGGCCACACCGACCCAAGTGGGTAAATGGGCTGCACGCCACATTGTTAACCGCATTAATGCGTTTAAGCCTAGCGCAGAACGTCCTTTCGTGCTGGGTCTGCCAACCGGTGGAACACCACTGGAAGCGTACAAGCACCTGATTGACATGCACAAAGCGGGCCAGGTTAGTTTCGAGCACGTTGTCACCTTCAATATGGATGAGTACGTTGGCCTGTCAAAAGAGCATCCGGAAAGTTACCACAGCTTTATGTACCGTAACTTTTTCGATCATGTTGATATTCAACCGAAAAATATCAATCTTCTGAATGGCAATGCCGAAGATATTGACGCAGAATGTCGCCAATACGAAGAGAAGATCCGCGCTTACGGCAAAATTAACCTGTTTATGGGTGGCGTAGGCAACGATGGTCACATCGCCTTTAACGAACCGGCTTCTTCACTCTCCTCACGTACCCGCATCAAAACCCTGACGCACGACACGCGCATAGCAAACTCACGTTTCTTTAACGGTGATGTGGATCAGGTGCCGAAATACGCCCTGACGGTCGGTGTCGGTACGCTGCTGGATGCCGAAGAAGTGATGATTCTGGTTACCGGCCATCTGAAAGCGCAAGCGCTGCAGGCGGCGGTTGAAGGTAACGTCAACCACATGTGGACCATCAGCTGCCTGCAGCTGCATGCCAAATCTGTCGTGGTCTGTGACGAGCCAGCAACCATGGAATTGAAAGTGAAAACCGTGAAATATTTCCGCGAAATGGAAGCGGAAAATATGAAAGGTGTGTGA